From the Oryza glaberrima chromosome 5, OglaRS2, whole genome shotgun sequence genome, one window contains:
- the LOC127773707 gene encoding uncharacterized protein LOC127773707 isoform X2, which produces MAGTLRDPSAGSGGEAAPTPTPPPPLAAPFAQYLSLEPLGWVEPKHSRHGELRRALQHQADDKPQELRRIRASVADSSSKAREKVRSMQEAVQKVDRCRNVLNRKRQRSEPAAAAAAGAEKPSGSGALRIGAQNSNSSAVMSKRVRSSLADGRLEGRGNISTRQSPLVNNEKSSLVEKEKSCGRTSGLSEDKLQGLSTGGEGWEKKLKRKRSIGTVLNRGNDADRDVKSGGQHRPANEANPRPSDGLSHRHGASAMEYAGSRMDGSSQQNSNSSRILCKTDTDHATLPNERRERYVGIEKERGMVKGNRAQASEDMQTGSISPLPKAKACRAPRTGSHGMGSASSFQRSTGGSDEWEEIPYSNKASLLGGMTNRKRSIHSNASSPPIAWVGQRPQKMSRTRRANVVSPVSNFDEVLSEGSPLDTAIAAKPTSTESCGVVLTKKGTSSNTQMANTMNDIPSPVGLSESEGSAVKERKVKEKATNNGEVENEAANLVRNSAGSIVSSNKNTIPLKEELQDGGVRRQGRSGRGTMHVKEYSSSSISKEKLDAAETRKPNKGGRPGSEKNESKVGRPTMKKGSDQNDLSCFPQALNCEHTDDREELLAAVNAARGAIVGAYCGPFWKKMEPMLTFISSENLSFLKKQIDIVEELDLGMSCVPDGEYVLAPTNYSRQQTTEFSCQELVPSNSSILPEQSETNGVGLKGTIDCFSPSEENQHHVPQKIEADKWFHEMVPMEHRLLSAIVMEEDISEPNVVQRDILFEFSNSHVPCAASRFLGNELQASAISSNFGLSVDFMNSNNSSVVHQSLSNGFTSSSSFISSSSQSSVHNDNLSDEVNFIYPENGPFDNLIPQTSSLRQKPGKNFSSSPHEYQYGQMSVNDKIFIELQSIGIFPEAVPKLDDGEDNNINKMISELRKRLHDQVKQKKCKLSKLEKAIQDTKSIEERSLEQHAMNKLVERAYRKLKGGRTGSSHKAGASKSASKAAKQLALDFAKRTLLRCQKFEETTKSCFSEPSLWSVLSAPLPSSGTKSTEGGTKWNKSDREREHSRDASAKGSGMKSGRHSSGSGRSGERKNKTKPKQKIVQLLSTSGNVLARAVESVPTPAMQEPPRPSVPLGAKITQQPRNHPENAASRLPEAPLTNLPGLFDIFAGTEGLGEQGNDISSWLTDDLDVPQDFDLSGALEIPLDDIAELGFM; this is translated from the exons ATGGCCGGAACCCTCCGCGACCCCAGCGCCGGGTCGGGCGGCGAAGCGGCGCCCactcctactcctcctcctcccttggCCGCGCCCTTCGCCCAGTACCTCTCGCTGGAACCTCTTGGTTGGGTGGAGCCCAAGCACTCGCGCCACGGCGAGCTCAGGAGGGCGCTCCAGCACCAGGCGGACGACAAGCCCCAAGAGCTCAGGCGGATCCGCGCCAGCGTAGCCGACTCCTCCTCCAAGGCCAG GGAGAAGGTGAGGTCAATGCAGGAGGCGGTGCAGAAGGTGGACAGGTGCAGGAACGTGCTCAATCGGAAGCGCCAGAGGAGTgagcctgctgctgctgctgctgctggggctGAAAAGCCCTCTGGTTCCGGTGCACTCAGGATTGGAGCCCAGAACAGCAACTCTTCTGCGGTCATGAGCAAGCGTGTCCGCTCCTCGCTGGCGGATGGACGG TTGGAAGGACGCGGTAATATTTCTACAAGGCAAAGCCCTTTAGTTAATAATGAGAAAAGCTCACTTGTGGAGAAGGAAAAAAGTTGTGGACGAACATCTGGGCTGTCCGAAGACAAATTACAGGGTTTATCTACTGGAGGTGAAGGTTGGGAGAAAAAATTGAAACGCAAGCGCTCCATTGGAACAGTGCTTAACAGAGGCAACGATGCTGATCGAGATGTTAAATCCGGGGGTCAACACAGGCCAGCCAATGAAGCAAACCCACGACCTAGTGATGGTCTTTCACATAG ACATGGAGCATCTGCCATGGAATATGCAGGTAGCAGGATGGATGGAAGTTCTCAGCAGAATAGCAACTCATCCCGTATTCTATGCAAGACAGATACAGATCATGCCACTCTGCCAAATGAAAGAAGAGAGCGATATGTTGGAATTGAAAAGGAGCGGGGTATGGTAAAAGGGAACAG AGCACAAGCTTCTGAAGATATGCAAACTGGAAGCATCAGTCCTTTGCCCAAGGCTAAAGCATGCAGGGCACCGAGAACCGGTTCACACGGCATGGGTTCAGCTTCTAGTTTCCAACGTTCAACTGGAGGAAGCGACGAATGGGAAGAAATACCATACTCAAATAAAGCATCACTTTTGGGAGGCATGACAAACCGCAAACGTTCCATACATTCAAATGCTTCTTCACCTCCTATTGCTTGGGTCGGTCAACGTCCACAGAAAATGTCACGGACAAGACGAGCAAACGTTGTTTCTCCGGTCTCAAATTTTGATGAAGTCCTATCTGAAGGATCACCACTTGATACAGCTATTGCCGCTAAACCAACATCTACAGAGTCCTGCGGTGTTGTGCTTACAAAAAAGGGAACTAGTAGCAATACACAAATGGCAAACACAATGAATGATATCCCTTCTCCTGTTGGATTGTCAGAAAGTGAGGGATCAGCTGTTAAAGAACGCAAGGTCAAGGAGAAAGCTACAAACAATGGTGAGGTGGAGAACGAGGCTGCAAATCTAGTCCGTAATTCAGCAGGATCGATAGTTTCATCAAACAAAAATACGATTCCTTTGAAAGAAGAGCTTCAAGATGGTGGTGTCCGTCGTCAAGGGAGGAGTGGCAGAGGTACTATGCATGTTAAAGAGTACTCTTCCTCTTCCATATCGAAAGAAAAATTAGATGCTGCAGAGACAAGAAAGCCAAACAAAGGTGGGCGACCTGGATCTGAAAAGAATGAAAG TAAGGTGGGGCGTCCCACAATGAAGAAAGGTTCTGATCAAAACGATTTGTCATGTTTCCCTCAGGCTCTTAATT GTGAACACACAGATGACCGAGAAGAACTTTTAGCTGCTGTAAATGCTGCTCGCGGCGCTATTG TTGGTGCATATTGTGGCCCATTTTGGAAGAAAATGGAACCCATGCTAACTTTCATAAGCTCTGAAAATTtgtctttcttaaaaaaacag ATTGACATTGTTGAAGAGCTTGATTTGGGCATGTCTTGCGTGCCTGATGGTGAATATGTTTTAGCACCCACCAATTACAGCAGGCAGCAAACGACG GAGTTTTCATGTCAGGAGCTAGTTCCATCTAATTCGTCTATCTTACCTGAGCAAAGCGAAACCAATGGAGTTGGATTAAAAGGAACTATTGACTGTTTTTCTCCTAGTGAGGAAAACCAACACCATGTACCACAAAAGATAGAAGCTGACAAATGGTTTCATGAGATGGTCCCAATGGAACACAGACTCCTTTCAGCTATAGTTATGGAAGAGGACATCTCGGAACCCAATGTTGTACAAAGAGATATACTTTTTGAATTTTCTAATAGCCATGTTCCTTGCGCTGCAAGCAGATTCTTAGGAAATGAACTTCAGGCTAGTGCCATATCATCTAATTTTGGATTGAGTGTTGATTTCATGAACTCAAACAATTCTTCGGTTGTACATCAAAGCCTGAGCAATGGGTTCACATCTTCCAGCAGTTTCATCAGTTCAAGTAGTCAAAGTTCAGTCCATAATGATAATTTGTCAGATGAAGTCAATTTCATATACCCTGAAAATGGCCCTTTTGATAACTTGATACCGCAGACTTCTTCACTACGTCAAAAGCCAGGAAAAAACTTCTCTTCATCTCCACATGAATACCAATATGGACAGATGTCTGTGAATGATAAGATTTTCATTGAGCTTCAAAGTATTGGCATTTTCCCGGAGGCAGTG CCAAAGCTAGATGATGGAGAGGACAATAACATCAATAAAATGATTTCAGAGTTGAGGAAAAGGCTGCATGATCAG GTGAAGCAAAAGAAATGTAAATTAAGTAAGTTAGAGAAAGCAATTCAAGATACAAAAAGTATCGAGGAGAG GAGCTTGGAGCAACATGCAATGAATAAATTGGTTGAAAGGGCATACCGAAAACTTAAG GGTGGGCGAACTGGTTCTAGTCACAAGGCTGGTGCTAGTAAGTCTGCCAGCAAGGCTGCAAAACAGCTTGCTTTGGATTTTGCCAAGCGTACTCTCTTGCGGTGCCAAAAATTTGAGGAAACAACGAAAAGCTGCTTCAGTGAGCCTTCCCTTTGGAGTGTTCTATCTGCGCCCTTGCCAAGCAGCGGCACAAAATCTACAGAAG GTGGCACAAAATGGAACAAGAGTGATAGGGAAAGGGAACACAGCAGAGATGCATCTGCCAAGGGTTCTGGTATGAAGTCAGGGCGTCATTCATCAGGCAGTGGGAGGAGTGGTGAACGTAAAAACAAGACAAAGCCGAAGCAAAAGATAGTACAGCTATTATCGACTTCTGGAAATGTTCTTGCTAGAGCTGTGGAGTCGGTTCCAACACCGGCAATGCAGGAGCCCCCTCGACCGTCAGTTCCTCTGGGTGCAAAAATTACCCAGCAACCAAGGAACCATCCTGAGAATGCTGCTTCACGATTGCCGGAGGCTCCCCTGACCAATTTGCCTGGATTATTTGATATATTTGCTGGAACAGAAGGGCTTGGCGAACAGGGCAACGATATCAGTTCTTGGCTTACTGATGATCTTGATGTACCACAAGACTTTGATCTTTCAGGCGCCTTAGAAATCCCACTGGACGACATTGCTGAGCTGGGTTTTATGTAA
- the LOC127773707 gene encoding uncharacterized protein LOC127773707 isoform X1, giving the protein MAGTLRDPSAGSGGEAAPTPTPPPPLAAPFAQYLSLEPLGWVEPKHSRHGELRRALQHQADDKPQELRRIRASVADSSSKAREKVRSMQEAVQKVDRCRNVLNRKRQRSEPAAAAAAGAEKPSGSGALRIGAQNSNSSAVMSKRVRSSLADGRLEGRGNISTRQSPLVNNEKSSLVEKEKSCGRTSGLSEDKLQGLSTGGEGWEKKLKRKRSIGTVLNRGNDADRDVKSGGQHRPANEANPRPSDGLSHRHGASAMEYAGSRMDGSSQQNSNSSRILCKTDTDHATLPNERRERYVGIEKERGMVKGNRAQASEDMQTGSISPLPKAKACRAPRTGSHGMGSASSFQRSTGGSDEWEEIPYSNKASLLGGMTNRKRSIHSNASSPPIAWVGQRPQKMSRTRRANVVSPVSNFDEVLSEGSPLDTAIAAKPTSTESCGVVLTKKGTSSNTQMANTMNDIPSPVGLSESEGSAVKERKVKEKATNNGEVENEAANLVRNSAGSIVSSNKNTIPLKEELQDGGVRRQGRSGRGTMHVKEYSSSSISKEKLDAAETRKPNKGGRPGSEKNESKVGRPTMKKGSDQNDLSCFPQALNCEHTDDREELLAAVNAARGAIVGAYCGPFWKKMEPMLTFISSENLSFLKKQIDIVEELDLGMSCVPDGEYVLAPTNYSRQQTTEFSCQELVPSNSSILPEQSETNGVGLKGTIDCFSPSEENQHHVPQKIEADKWFHEMVPMEHRLLSAIVMEEDISEPNVVQRDILFEFSNSHVPCAASRFLGNELQASAISSNFGLSVDFMNSNNSSVVHQSLSNGFTSSSSFISSSSQSSVHNDNLSDEVNFIYPENGPFDNLIPQTSSLRQKPGKNFSSSPHEYQYGQMSVNDKIFIELQSIGIFPEAVPKLDDGEDNNINKMISELRKRLHDQVKQKKCKLSKLEKAIQDTKSIEERSLEQHAMNKLVERAYRKLKGGRTGSSHKAGASKSASKAAKQLALDFAKRTLLRCQKFEETTKSCFSEPSLWSVLSAPLPSSGTKSTEGVERLKHQKQDRSTLNHGGTKWNKSDREREHSRDASAKGSGMKSGRHSSGSGRSGERKNKTKPKQKIVQLLSTSGNVLARAVESVPTPAMQEPPRPSVPLGAKITQQPRNHPENAASRLPEAPLTNLPGLFDIFAGTEGLGEQGNDISSWLTDDLDVPQDFDLSGALEIPLDDIAELGFM; this is encoded by the exons ATGGCCGGAACCCTCCGCGACCCCAGCGCCGGGTCGGGCGGCGAAGCGGCGCCCactcctactcctcctcctcccttggCCGCGCCCTTCGCCCAGTACCTCTCGCTGGAACCTCTTGGTTGGGTGGAGCCCAAGCACTCGCGCCACGGCGAGCTCAGGAGGGCGCTCCAGCACCAGGCGGACGACAAGCCCCAAGAGCTCAGGCGGATCCGCGCCAGCGTAGCCGACTCCTCCTCCAAGGCCAG GGAGAAGGTGAGGTCAATGCAGGAGGCGGTGCAGAAGGTGGACAGGTGCAGGAACGTGCTCAATCGGAAGCGCCAGAGGAGTgagcctgctgctgctgctgctgctggggctGAAAAGCCCTCTGGTTCCGGTGCACTCAGGATTGGAGCCCAGAACAGCAACTCTTCTGCGGTCATGAGCAAGCGTGTCCGCTCCTCGCTGGCGGATGGACGG TTGGAAGGACGCGGTAATATTTCTACAAGGCAAAGCCCTTTAGTTAATAATGAGAAAAGCTCACTTGTGGAGAAGGAAAAAAGTTGTGGACGAACATCTGGGCTGTCCGAAGACAAATTACAGGGTTTATCTACTGGAGGTGAAGGTTGGGAGAAAAAATTGAAACGCAAGCGCTCCATTGGAACAGTGCTTAACAGAGGCAACGATGCTGATCGAGATGTTAAATCCGGGGGTCAACACAGGCCAGCCAATGAAGCAAACCCACGACCTAGTGATGGTCTTTCACATAG ACATGGAGCATCTGCCATGGAATATGCAGGTAGCAGGATGGATGGAAGTTCTCAGCAGAATAGCAACTCATCCCGTATTCTATGCAAGACAGATACAGATCATGCCACTCTGCCAAATGAAAGAAGAGAGCGATATGTTGGAATTGAAAAGGAGCGGGGTATGGTAAAAGGGAACAG AGCACAAGCTTCTGAAGATATGCAAACTGGAAGCATCAGTCCTTTGCCCAAGGCTAAAGCATGCAGGGCACCGAGAACCGGTTCACACGGCATGGGTTCAGCTTCTAGTTTCCAACGTTCAACTGGAGGAAGCGACGAATGGGAAGAAATACCATACTCAAATAAAGCATCACTTTTGGGAGGCATGACAAACCGCAAACGTTCCATACATTCAAATGCTTCTTCACCTCCTATTGCTTGGGTCGGTCAACGTCCACAGAAAATGTCACGGACAAGACGAGCAAACGTTGTTTCTCCGGTCTCAAATTTTGATGAAGTCCTATCTGAAGGATCACCACTTGATACAGCTATTGCCGCTAAACCAACATCTACAGAGTCCTGCGGTGTTGTGCTTACAAAAAAGGGAACTAGTAGCAATACACAAATGGCAAACACAATGAATGATATCCCTTCTCCTGTTGGATTGTCAGAAAGTGAGGGATCAGCTGTTAAAGAACGCAAGGTCAAGGAGAAAGCTACAAACAATGGTGAGGTGGAGAACGAGGCTGCAAATCTAGTCCGTAATTCAGCAGGATCGATAGTTTCATCAAACAAAAATACGATTCCTTTGAAAGAAGAGCTTCAAGATGGTGGTGTCCGTCGTCAAGGGAGGAGTGGCAGAGGTACTATGCATGTTAAAGAGTACTCTTCCTCTTCCATATCGAAAGAAAAATTAGATGCTGCAGAGACAAGAAAGCCAAACAAAGGTGGGCGACCTGGATCTGAAAAGAATGAAAG TAAGGTGGGGCGTCCCACAATGAAGAAAGGTTCTGATCAAAACGATTTGTCATGTTTCCCTCAGGCTCTTAATT GTGAACACACAGATGACCGAGAAGAACTTTTAGCTGCTGTAAATGCTGCTCGCGGCGCTATTG TTGGTGCATATTGTGGCCCATTTTGGAAGAAAATGGAACCCATGCTAACTTTCATAAGCTCTGAAAATTtgtctttcttaaaaaaacag ATTGACATTGTTGAAGAGCTTGATTTGGGCATGTCTTGCGTGCCTGATGGTGAATATGTTTTAGCACCCACCAATTACAGCAGGCAGCAAACGACG GAGTTTTCATGTCAGGAGCTAGTTCCATCTAATTCGTCTATCTTACCTGAGCAAAGCGAAACCAATGGAGTTGGATTAAAAGGAACTATTGACTGTTTTTCTCCTAGTGAGGAAAACCAACACCATGTACCACAAAAGATAGAAGCTGACAAATGGTTTCATGAGATGGTCCCAATGGAACACAGACTCCTTTCAGCTATAGTTATGGAAGAGGACATCTCGGAACCCAATGTTGTACAAAGAGATATACTTTTTGAATTTTCTAATAGCCATGTTCCTTGCGCTGCAAGCAGATTCTTAGGAAATGAACTTCAGGCTAGTGCCATATCATCTAATTTTGGATTGAGTGTTGATTTCATGAACTCAAACAATTCTTCGGTTGTACATCAAAGCCTGAGCAATGGGTTCACATCTTCCAGCAGTTTCATCAGTTCAAGTAGTCAAAGTTCAGTCCATAATGATAATTTGTCAGATGAAGTCAATTTCATATACCCTGAAAATGGCCCTTTTGATAACTTGATACCGCAGACTTCTTCACTACGTCAAAAGCCAGGAAAAAACTTCTCTTCATCTCCACATGAATACCAATATGGACAGATGTCTGTGAATGATAAGATTTTCATTGAGCTTCAAAGTATTGGCATTTTCCCGGAGGCAGTG CCAAAGCTAGATGATGGAGAGGACAATAACATCAATAAAATGATTTCAGAGTTGAGGAAAAGGCTGCATGATCAG GTGAAGCAAAAGAAATGTAAATTAAGTAAGTTAGAGAAAGCAATTCAAGATACAAAAAGTATCGAGGAGAG GAGCTTGGAGCAACATGCAATGAATAAATTGGTTGAAAGGGCATACCGAAAACTTAAG GGTGGGCGAACTGGTTCTAGTCACAAGGCTGGTGCTAGTAAGTCTGCCAGCAAGGCTGCAAAACAGCTTGCTTTGGATTTTGCCAAGCGTACTCTCTTGCGGTGCCAAAAATTTGAGGAAACAACGAAAAGCTGCTTCAGTGAGCCTTCCCTTTGGAGTGTTCTATCTGCGCCCTTGCCAAGCAGCGGCACAAAATCTACAGAAG GCGTAGAGAGACTGAAGCATCAAAAGCAAGACAGAAGTACTTTAAATCATG GTGGCACAAAATGGAACAAGAGTGATAGGGAAAGGGAACACAGCAGAGATGCATCTGCCAAGGGTTCTGGTATGAAGTCAGGGCGTCATTCATCAGGCAGTGGGAGGAGTGGTGAACGTAAAAACAAGACAAAGCCGAAGCAAAAGATAGTACAGCTATTATCGACTTCTGGAAATGTTCTTGCTAGAGCTGTGGAGTCGGTTCCAACACCGGCAATGCAGGAGCCCCCTCGACCGTCAGTTCCTCTGGGTGCAAAAATTACCCAGCAACCAAGGAACCATCCTGAGAATGCTGCTTCACGATTGCCGGAGGCTCCCCTGACCAATTTGCCTGGATTATTTGATATATTTGCTGGAACAGAAGGGCTTGGCGAACAGGGCAACGATATCAGTTCTTGGCTTACTGATGATCTTGATGTACCACAAGACTTTGATCTTTCAGGCGCCTTAGAAATCCCACTGGACGACATTGCTGAGCTGGGTTTTATGTAA